A genome region from Geobacter pickeringii includes the following:
- a CDS encoding fibronectin type III domain-containing protein gives MKKTTIIARLFLPLLLMAFFAGCGGGGGSAGNSATGGGTPSTDSSAANPGGGTTSAPATGSGSGGSTAATGSVTLAWDAPSGPSTAKIAGYKVYYGTASRTYSKTVKLGLATTCSVTGLASGTYYFTVTAYDAAGNESPYSNETTQAVS, from the coding sequence ATGAAAAAGACAACGATCATTGCCAGGTTATTTCTCCCCCTGCTGCTGATGGCGTTCTTTGCAGGGTGCGGCGGCGGGGGCGGGTCGGCGGGCAATTCGGCAACAGGCGGCGGCACGCCATCAACTGACAGCTCCGCAGCAAACCCGGGCGGCGGGACCACCTCCGCGCCGGCGACCGGGAGCGGTTCCGGGGGGAGCACCGCGGCAACGGGGTCCGTCACGCTGGCCTGGGATGCACCCAGCGGCCCGTCGACGGCGAAGATCGCCGGCTACAAGGTGTATTACGGGACCGCGTCCCGCACCTACTCGAAGACCGTCAAGCTCGGCCTGGCGACGACCTGCTCCGTCACCGGCCTTGCCTCCGGAACCTACTATTTCACCGTAACGGCCTACGATGCTGCCGGTAACGAGAGCCCCTATTCCAACGAAACGACCCAGGCCGTCTCGTAA
- a CDS encoding RNA-binding S4 domain-containing protein, with translation MKIDTDHIKLDSFLKAENIVASGGEAKILIAEGGVRVNGETELRRGRKLRPGDRVEVGGETFCVE, from the coding sequence GTGAAGATCGACACCGACCACATCAAGCTCGACAGCTTCCTCAAGGCGGAGAACATCGTGGCGAGCGGCGGCGAGGCGAAGATTCTCATCGCCGAAGGGGGGGTGCGCGTCAACGGCGAGACCGAACTGCGCCGGGGGCGGAAGCTGCGGCCCGGCGACCGGGTCGAGGTCGGCGGCGAGACCTTTTGCGTCGAATAA
- a CDS encoding elongation factor P encodes MLTTSDFKRGLVIKLDGAPCTILDVHFQSPSARGASTMVKTKYRNLLTGQVLEKTFRSGDKVEEADFERHKGQFLYADGSQGVFMDLETYEQFEMDAEAFETIRYYLIDGAEVTLRIFQERLVSVDPPQVVELTVTDTPPVIKNATATAQTKEATLETGLTLQVPPYLEVGEKIKVDTRDCRFISRA; translated from the coding sequence ATGCTCACCACATCCGACTTCAAGCGCGGCCTCGTCATCAAGCTCGACGGCGCTCCGTGCACCATCCTCGACGTCCACTTTCAGTCCCCCTCGGCCCGGGGAGCCAGCACCATGGTCAAGACCAAGTACCGCAACCTCCTCACCGGCCAGGTGCTGGAGAAGACCTTCCGCTCCGGCGACAAGGTGGAGGAAGCCGACTTCGAGCGCCACAAGGGGCAGTTCCTCTACGCCGACGGCAGCCAGGGGGTCTTCATGGACCTGGAGACCTACGAGCAGTTCGAGATGGACGCCGAGGCCTTCGAGACAATCCGGTACTACCTCATCGACGGCGCCGAGGTCACCCTCCGCATCTTCCAGGAGCGGCTGGTCAGCGTCGACCCTCCCCAGGTGGTGGAGCTCACCGTCACCGACACCCCGCCGGTCATCAAGAACGCCACCGCCACGGCCCAGACCAAGGAGGCGACCCTCGAAACCGGGCTGACGCTCCAGGTTCCCCCCTATCTGGAGGTCGGCGAGAAGATCAAGGTCGACACCCGCGACTGCCGCTTCATCTCCCGGGCCTGA
- a CDS encoding type II toxin-antitoxin system RelE/ParE family toxin, whose product MSYQVVELLLKDGTSPYGTWFNSLDPVAAAKVRIATLRIEQGNTSSIKWFEGIGEYKIDWGPGYRIYLAQDGLKIIVLLGGGTKKGQSKDIERALALWIDYKRRKKTLKKS is encoded by the coding sequence ATGAGCTATCAGGTTGTTGAACTTTTACTTAAAGACGGAACAAGCCCTTACGGAACCTGGTTTAATTCTCTCGATCCGGTAGCAGCTGCCAAGGTGAGGATTGCCACGTTACGGATAGAGCAAGGCAATACTTCAAGCATAAAATGGTTCGAAGGCATTGGAGAATACAAAATCGACTGGGGGCCAGGTTATCGAATTTATCTCGCTCAAGACGGCTTAAAAATTATCGTCTTGCTTGGTGGTGGGACGAAAAAGGGGCAGTCAAAAGACATAGAGCGAGCGCTGGCCCTGTGGATCGACTATAAACGTCGCAAGAAAACCTTGAAGAAGAGCTAA
- a CDS encoding chemotaxis protein CheX yields MSISYTVGGATFAEEELAGHIVDAVKKIYSTMIFIDDIADEYPLDKPVSRFTCSISGMIGLGGAFSGMVGVHIPEEFARESTASMLGMEVDELEGDGDINDAIGEITNMLAGEIKMIFSDKGMPVCLSTPSIIAGKDYSVEVVSSGTAVVVPFSRGDHRFLATLQIEG; encoded by the coding sequence ATGAGCATCAGCTACACCGTGGGGGGAGCAACCTTCGCCGAGGAGGAACTGGCTGGGCACATCGTCGACGCCGTGAAAAAGATCTATTCCACCATGATCTTCATCGACGACATCGCCGACGAATACCCCCTCGACAAGCCGGTATCCCGTTTCACCTGCAGCATCTCGGGGATGATCGGCCTCGGCGGCGCCTTCTCGGGGATGGTGGGGGTTCACATCCCGGAAGAATTCGCCCGGGAGTCCACCGCTTCCATGCTCGGCATGGAGGTGGACGAGCTCGAAGGGGACGGCGACATCAACGACGCCATCGGCGAAATCACCAACATGCTCGCCGGCGAGATCAAGATGATCTTCTCCGACAAGGGGATGCCGGTCTGCCTCTCGACCCCGTCGATCATCGCCGGAAAGGATTACTCGGTGGAGGTCGTCTCCAGCGGCACCGCCGTGGTGGTCCCCTTCAGCCGGGGCGACCACCGCTTCCTGGCGACCCTCCAGATCGAGGGGTAA
- a CDS encoding ABC transporter ATP-binding protein encodes MEALRTDNTLLRLTNIKKSYKKSEGDEHLVLDGVDLTISEGEIVALLGRSGSGKSTLLRIISGLTRQVSGDVLYCGEPVNGPMDGLAMVFQTFALFPWLTVLENVELGLEAKKVPREERRRRALAAIDLIGLDGFESAYPKELSGGMRQRVGFARALVVEPTLLLMDEAFSALDVLTAETLRTDLIELWLERRIPTRGILLVSHNIEEAVLLADRIVVLGNTPGRVIAEVTVPLPQPRDREAPAFRQIVDEVYALMTRRPRGAKAEAVPLSHRLPEAHVNRLAGLMEALASEPYSGKADLPELADQMGFGVDQLFPLLEALDILAFARVEGGDVELTASGKSFVDADILRRKEIFAEHLIRHVSLAAHVRRILDDRPGNRTKEDRFLRELEDFFSEDEAERVLRVAIEWGRYAELFAYDEGAGILSLENPVGGGEEE; translated from the coding sequence ATGGAAGCACTTCGCACTGACAACACGCTGCTCAGGCTCACAAACATCAAGAAGTCGTACAAGAAGAGCGAGGGGGATGAGCACTTGGTTCTCGACGGGGTCGATCTCACCATTTCCGAAGGTGAAATTGTCGCCCTGCTCGGTCGTTCCGGCTCTGGTAAGTCCACGCTGCTACGCATCATTTCCGGACTGACGCGACAGGTTTCCGGCGATGTGCTCTACTGCGGCGAACCGGTGAACGGACCCATGGATGGGTTGGCCATGGTATTTCAGACCTTTGCCCTTTTCCCGTGGCTGACCGTGCTGGAGAATGTCGAGCTGGGGCTGGAAGCAAAGAAAGTCCCCCGGGAAGAGCGCCGTCGCCGGGCCCTTGCCGCTATTGACCTGATCGGTCTGGATGGGTTCGAGTCGGCCTATCCCAAGGAACTGTCCGGAGGGATGCGGCAGAGGGTGGGCTTCGCCCGGGCTCTGGTGGTGGAACCGACCCTGTTGCTCATGGACGAGGCCTTTTCCGCTCTCGACGTGCTTACGGCGGAGACCCTCCGCACTGACCTCATCGAGCTTTGGCTGGAACGCCGTATCCCCACCAGGGGCATCCTGCTGGTCTCGCACAATATCGAAGAGGCAGTATTGCTCGCTGACCGGATCGTGGTTCTGGGGAATACCCCCGGACGGGTGATCGCAGAAGTGACGGTGCCACTGCCGCAGCCGCGCGACCGTGAAGCACCCGCGTTCCGCCAGATCGTCGACGAGGTCTATGCCCTGATGACCAGACGCCCCCGCGGCGCCAAGGCAGAAGCGGTTCCGCTCTCTCATCGGCTTCCTGAAGCCCATGTCAACCGACTCGCCGGCCTCATGGAGGCCCTTGCCTCAGAGCCATACAGCGGCAAGGCCGATCTTCCCGAACTGGCCGACCAGATGGGGTTCGGTGTCGATCAACTCTTCCCCCTTCTGGAAGCACTGGACATTCTTGCCTTTGCCCGGGTTGAAGGAGGGGATGTGGAACTGACTGCTTCCGGAAAGAGCTTTGTCGATGCGGACATTCTCCGACGCAAAGAGATATTTGCCGAGCATCTGATCAGACATGTTTCACTGGCGGCACATGTTCGCAGGATACTTGACGATCGCCCGGGCAACCGGACCAAGGAAGACCGATTCCTCCGCGAGCTCGAGGACTTCTTCAGCGAGGACGAAGCGGAAAGAGTCCTCCGGGTGGCCATAGAATGGGGACGGTATGCCGAACTTTTTGCATATGACGAGGGGGCTGGCATCCTCAGCCTGGAGAACCCGGTCGGCGGCGGAGAAGAGGAGTAG
- a CDS encoding Tex family protein gives MSQSSETLRKITTFIIDETGLKPFQVENTVELLKEGATVPFIARYRKERTGELDEVQIRTVEERFTYFSELEERKSAVLKSIGEQGKLTPELQGRIEASRQKTEVEDLYLPYKPKRRTKATIARERGLEPLADLVAAQELTAGTPEEAALPFVDLVKEVPDAAAALEGAGHILAERLADDADARAFVRRLTGDDGIFASRVASDKKGAVTKFEMYYDHREPLKGVPSHRMLAMRRGEKEEVLLLAIEAPVEQVLAGLKARLVTRESIFRPLLERVAEDAYKRLIAPSIEVELRLEAKKLADEAAIRVFAQNLRNLLLAPPAGGKRVLGIDPGLRTGSKLAAVDGTGRFLEHVTIYPHTGEGRVAGAKKELLRLVAAHDVEMIAVGNGTAGREVEQFTKETLAEAGKRVPVVMVSEAGASVYSASEIARDEFPELDLTVRGAISIARRLQDPLAELVKIDPKSIGVGQYQHDVDQKALQKALDDVVESCVNHVGVDLNTASWALLSSVSGVGQSLARAIVAHRDATGPFASRRGLLKVPRFGEKAFEQAAGFLRIRGGEHPLDNTAVHPERYPVVETMAVDLGVSLTQLAADPALVARIDLRRYVTDAVGLPTLRDIVEELKKPGRDPREEFKTAAFRDDIRELADLREGMVLQGVVTNVTAFGAFVDIGVHQDGLVHVSHLSTRFVKDPNDAVRAGELVKVKVLAVDVARKRISLSIREAMEGGAPKPKGERSPREEKGSGGLDLAKLEQAGFRVKKK, from the coding sequence ATGAGTCAGAGCAGCGAAACCCTGAGAAAAATCACCACGTTCATCATCGACGAGACCGGCCTGAAGCCGTTCCAGGTGGAAAACACCGTGGAGCTCCTGAAGGAGGGGGCCACCGTGCCGTTCATCGCCCGCTACCGTAAGGAGCGGACCGGCGAACTGGACGAGGTGCAGATCCGCACCGTGGAGGAGCGGTTCACCTATTTCTCGGAGCTGGAGGAGCGGAAGAGCGCCGTGCTCAAGTCCATCGGGGAGCAGGGGAAGCTGACGCCGGAGTTGCAGGGGCGCATCGAGGCCTCCCGCCAGAAGACCGAGGTGGAGGACCTCTACCTCCCCTACAAGCCCAAGCGTCGCACCAAGGCGACCATCGCCCGGGAGCGGGGGCTGGAGCCGTTGGCGGATCTCGTGGCGGCCCAGGAACTCACCGCCGGCACCCCCGAGGAGGCGGCCCTCCCCTTTGTTGACCTCGTGAAGGAGGTCCCCGATGCGGCGGCGGCCCTGGAGGGGGCGGGGCATATCCTGGCGGAGCGGCTGGCCGACGACGCCGACGCCCGGGCCTTTGTCCGCCGCCTCACCGGGGACGACGGCATCTTCGCCTCCCGCGTGGCGAGCGACAAGAAGGGGGCGGTCACCAAGTTCGAGATGTACTACGACCACCGGGAGCCCCTGAAGGGGGTCCCCTCCCACCGGATGCTCGCCATGCGCCGGGGGGAAAAGGAGGAGGTGCTGCTGCTGGCCATTGAGGCGCCGGTGGAGCAGGTCCTGGCCGGCCTGAAGGCGCGGCTCGTCACCCGTGAGAGCATCTTCCGGCCGCTGCTGGAGCGGGTGGCCGAGGATGCCTACAAGCGGCTCATCGCCCCCTCCATCGAGGTGGAGCTCCGGCTGGAGGCGAAGAAGCTGGCCGACGAGGCGGCGATCCGGGTCTTCGCCCAGAACCTGCGAAATCTCCTGCTCGCCCCGCCGGCCGGGGGGAAGCGGGTCTTGGGCATCGACCCGGGCTTAAGGACCGGCTCCAAGCTGGCGGCGGTGGACGGCACCGGCCGCTTCCTGGAGCACGTGACCATCTACCCCCACACCGGCGAAGGACGGGTTGCCGGGGCGAAGAAGGAGCTCCTGCGGCTCGTGGCGGCCCATGATGTCGAGATGATCGCCGTGGGGAACGGCACTGCGGGACGGGAGGTGGAGCAGTTCACCAAGGAGACCCTGGCGGAGGCGGGGAAGCGGGTGCCGGTGGTGATGGTGAGCGAGGCCGGGGCCAGCGTCTACTCCGCCTCGGAGATCGCCCGGGATGAGTTTCCGGAGCTGGACCTCACGGTGCGGGGGGCCATCTCCATCGCCCGCCGTCTCCAGGACCCGCTGGCGGAGCTGGTGAAGATCGACCCCAAGAGCATCGGCGTGGGGCAGTACCAGCACGACGTGGACCAGAAGGCCCTCCAGAAGGCCCTGGACGACGTGGTGGAGTCGTGCGTGAACCATGTGGGGGTCGATCTCAATACCGCATCCTGGGCGCTCCTCTCCTCCGTCTCCGGCGTGGGACAGTCGCTGGCCAGGGCCATCGTCGCCCACCGGGACGCCACCGGCCCCTTCGCCTCGCGCCGGGGGCTTTTGAAGGTCCCCCGCTTCGGCGAGAAGGCCTTCGAGCAGGCGGCGGGCTTTCTCCGGATCCGCGGCGGCGAGCACCCCCTGGACAACACCGCCGTCCACCCGGAGCGCTACCCGGTGGTGGAGACCATGGCCGTCGATCTCGGCGTGTCGCTCACGCAGCTTGCCGCCGACCCGGCGCTGGTGGCGCGGATCGATCTCAGGCGCTACGTGACCGACGCGGTGGGACTCCCGACCCTGCGGGACATCGTGGAGGAGCTGAAGAAACCGGGGCGCGACCCCCGGGAGGAGTTCAAGACCGCCGCCTTCCGGGACGACATCCGGGAACTGGCGGACCTCAGGGAGGGGATGGTGCTCCAGGGGGTGGTGACCAACGTCACCGCCTTCGGCGCCTTCGTCGACATCGGCGTCCACCAGGACGGCCTCGTCCATGTGAGCCATCTCTCGACGCGGTTCGTGAAGGACCCCAACGACGCGGTCCGGGCCGGCGAGCTGGTGAAGGTGAAGGTGCTGGCCGTGGACGTGGCCCGCAAGCGGATCTCCCTCTCCATCCGCGAGGCAATGGAAGGGGGGGCGCCGAAGCCGAAGGGAGAGCGTTCGCCGCGGGAGGAGAAGGGCTCCGGCGGCCTCGATCTGGCGAAGCTGGAGCAGGCGGGGTTCCGGGTGAAGAAGAAGTAA
- a CDS encoding thiol-disulfide oxidoreductase DCC family protein has protein sequence MPVPPEFPLRVFYDGSCSVCAAEMARYRAKNHGGRLVFVDIGDPAFDPAPYGIPLDAFMAQMHAIDRSGRVYRAVEAFWAIWQAFPASTLYGLLGTLVMLPGVNLLARLGYRGFARIRTYLPRRTPLCTGGSCRIDRH, from the coding sequence ATGCCAGTTCCTCCCGAATTCCCCCTGAGAGTCTTCTACGACGGCTCATGCTCCGTCTGCGCGGCGGAGATGGCCCGCTACCGGGCGAAGAACCACGGCGGGCGCCTCGTCTTCGTCGACATCGGCGACCCCGCCTTCGATCCCGCCCCCTACGGCATCCCTCTCGACGCCTTCATGGCCCAGATGCACGCCATCGACCGCTCCGGACGGGTCTATCGCGCCGTAGAGGCCTTCTGGGCCATCTGGCAGGCCTTCCCCGCATCGACACTCTACGGTCTTCTCGGCACCCTCGTCATGCTTCCCGGCGTGAACCTCCTGGCTCGGCTCGGCTACCGGGGCTTCGCCCGGATCAGAACGTATCTACCCCGGCGCACCCCCCTCTGTACCGGCGGCTCCTGCCGCATTGACCGCCATTGA
- a CDS encoding uracil-DNA glycosylase family protein has protein sequence MDLVSIAEELSTVLESLAFSRPVAHVYNPLRYARAPHGEYLRRFGTPPKEAVFVGMNPGPWGMAQTGVPFGEIEVVKEWLGINGSVEKPADEHPKKRVDGFACRRSEVSGRRLWGLIRERFGEPERFFARFFVLNYCPLLFLTAEGGNVTPDKIRTAERERLTLLCDRALRRAVEYLAPQVVIGVGGFAEERCREALAGLDLRIGRIIHPSPASPAANRDWAGTALRQLHELGIEF, from the coding sequence GTGGATCTCGTTTCGATAGCCGAAGAACTCTCCACCGTCCTGGAGAGCCTGGCCTTCTCCCGGCCGGTGGCCCATGTCTACAACCCCCTCCGCTACGCCCGGGCCCCCCACGGGGAGTACCTGCGCCGTTTCGGCACCCCCCCCAAGGAGGCGGTCTTCGTCGGGATGAACCCCGGCCCGTGGGGGATGGCCCAGACCGGCGTCCCCTTCGGCGAGATCGAGGTGGTAAAGGAGTGGCTCGGGATCAACGGCTCGGTGGAGAAGCCTGCCGACGAACACCCGAAGAAGCGGGTCGACGGTTTCGCCTGCCGGCGGAGCGAGGTGAGCGGCCGGCGGCTCTGGGGGCTCATCCGCGAGCGGTTCGGGGAGCCGGAGCGGTTCTTCGCCCGCTTTTTTGTCCTTAACTATTGTCCCCTCCTCTTTTTGACCGCCGAGGGGGGGAACGTCACCCCGGACAAGATCCGGACGGCGGAGCGGGAGCGGCTCACCCTCCTCTGCGACCGGGCCCTGCGCCGGGCGGTGGAGTACCTGGCGCCGCAGGTGGTGATCGGCGTGGGAGGCTTTGCCGAAGAGCGCTGCCGCGAGGCCCTGGCAGGCCTGGATCTCCGCATCGGCCGGATCATCCACCCGAGCCCGGCAAGCCCCGCCGCCAACCGGGACTGGGCCGGCACGGCGCTCCGGCAGCTCCACGAACTCGGCATCGAATTCTGA
- a CDS encoding cation diffusion facilitator family transporter, with amino-acid sequence MVSAENDRLKRKAARLSVFSNIILVTAKLIVGVVSGSVSLLSEAIHSGIDLVAAGIAWYSVREAGKPADDEHRFGHGKIENVAGTIEAVLIFGAALYIIWVAVHKLRSGVAEVESLGLGAAVMAASAVANYFVSRHLLNVAVKTDSVALEADAMHLRTDVYTSVGVLGGLAAIKLTGIAILDPIIAIVVALLIIKTAWDLTKTAFFHILDVKLPDDEEAVIHEVLTQSSGKFLEYHKLRTRKAGHVRHIDMHLVVPKFMTVETAHRLSHTITAEIEHRLAHSHILVHIEPCSRECAGCKVHCDRI; translated from the coding sequence ATGGTTTCTGCAGAGAACGACAGACTGAAAAGGAAGGCAGCCCGCCTCTCGGTCTTCTCCAACATAATTCTGGTGACTGCAAAACTTATTGTCGGCGTCGTATCCGGTTCGGTGTCGCTTCTGTCGGAGGCGATCCATTCCGGCATCGACCTGGTCGCCGCGGGCATTGCCTGGTATTCCGTCCGTGAAGCGGGTAAACCTGCCGATGATGAGCACCGTTTCGGTCACGGCAAGATCGAGAATGTCGCCGGAACCATTGAAGCGGTGCTCATCTTCGGGGCGGCGTTGTACATCATCTGGGTAGCAGTCCACAAGTTGCGGTCGGGTGTTGCCGAAGTTGAAAGCCTGGGGCTTGGAGCAGCTGTCATGGCCGCTTCCGCAGTCGCGAACTATTTCGTTTCCCGGCATCTGCTGAATGTGGCGGTCAAGACCGATTCAGTAGCACTTGAGGCAGATGCCATGCATCTGAGAACGGACGTGTATACCTCTGTCGGAGTTCTTGGAGGACTGGCTGCCATCAAGCTGACCGGCATTGCCATACTTGACCCCATCATTGCCATAGTTGTCGCCCTGCTGATCATCAAGACCGCCTGGGATCTCACCAAGACCGCTTTCTTCCATATCCTCGATGTCAAGCTTCCGGATGACGAGGAAGCAGTCATTCACGAGGTCCTCACACAGAGCAGCGGCAAATTCCTCGAATATCACAAGCTCAGGACCCGGAAAGCGGGCCATGTCCGGCACATCGACATGCACCTGGTGGTACCGAAGTTCATGACTGTGGAAACGGCGCACAGGCTGAGCCACACTATTACTGCCGAAATCGAGCATCGCCTCGCCCATAGCCATATTCTGGTGCATATCGAGCCGTGCAGCAGGGAATGCGCCGGATGCAAGGTACACTGCGATCGTATATGA
- a CDS encoding ABC transporter permease, whose amino-acid sequence MKIRLNPWDVVAFLLVMGIVTLLAWGSRQMAVPYTPGEQIPLSLDPVRLPVYALRSVLRMAAALVCSLLFTFSYATLAAKSRRAEAVLIPVLDILQSVPILGFLSVTVTGFIALFPGSLLGVEAASIFAIFTSQAWNMAFSFYQSLRIVPRELQEASILFGLSPWQRFWRLEAPFATPGLIWNTMMSVSGGWFFVVASEAITVGKTAVTLPGIGSYVAQAIQEKNLLAIAWALCTMLVVILIYDQLLFRPLVAWAEKFKFELTESQESAESWVLLLFKRARFLRAGIEGIGQLWGFFSDRLPRLPRVKLQHRPPSRMLEILSAVLWHVCLWGGMAAGVWLLVRFVGRGVDHSEIIRVFGLGLITLARVIILLVLACLIWVPLGVIIGLNPRWSTRVQPLAQFLAAFPANLLFPVAVVLMVRYRLSPEVWTAPLMILGTQWYILFNVISGAAAIPTDLREAARNLGVSGWQLWQRLLLPGIFPTLVTGLITASGGTWNASIVAEVVSWGDTRLTATGLGSYIAQWTEKGDYPHIVLGIAVMSLYVVAFNRYFWRRLYTISQTRFRLD is encoded by the coding sequence TTGAAAATTCGCCTTAACCCTTGGGACGTGGTGGCCTTCCTGCTCGTCATGGGGATTGTCACGCTTTTGGCATGGGGCAGCCGCCAGATGGCAGTCCCCTACACCCCCGGCGAACAGATTCCACTCTCCCTCGATCCTGTCCGTCTGCCCGTCTATGCCCTGCGCAGCGTACTGCGCATGGCGGCGGCCCTGGTCTGTTCCCTCCTGTTCACGTTCAGCTATGCGACGCTGGCGGCGAAGAGCCGTCGTGCAGAAGCCGTCCTGATCCCTGTTCTCGACATTCTCCAGTCGGTGCCGATCCTCGGCTTTCTTTCAGTCACGGTAACCGGTTTTATCGCCCTGTTTCCAGGCAGCCTGTTGGGGGTCGAGGCGGCATCGATCTTTGCCATCTTCACCTCTCAGGCATGGAACATGGCTTTCAGCTTCTATCAATCACTGCGCATCGTACCCAGGGAGCTTCAGGAGGCATCCATCCTCTTCGGGCTTTCGCCCTGGCAGCGCTTCTGGAGGCTGGAAGCCCCGTTTGCTACGCCGGGGCTGATCTGGAACACCATGATGTCGGTCTCCGGCGGCTGGTTTTTCGTGGTTGCTTCAGAGGCCATAACCGTGGGAAAGACCGCCGTGACCCTCCCCGGCATCGGCTCCTATGTTGCCCAGGCCATCCAGGAAAAGAACCTGCTCGCCATTGCCTGGGCGCTCTGCACCATGCTGGTGGTGATCCTGATCTATGACCAACTCCTCTTCAGGCCGCTGGTGGCCTGGGCCGAAAAGTTCAAATTCGAACTGACCGAAAGCCAGGAGAGTGCCGAGTCGTGGGTGCTCCTCCTCTTCAAGCGGGCGAGGTTCCTCCGTGCCGGGATTGAGGGAATTGGCCAGCTGTGGGGATTCTTTTCTGATCGTCTGCCGAGATTGCCGCGAGTGAAGCTGCAGCACCGGCCACCTTCGCGTATGCTGGAGATTTTGTCTGCCGTGCTCTGGCATGTCTGCCTCTGGGGTGGCATGGCAGCTGGCGTGTGGCTCCTGGTCAGGTTTGTCGGCAGGGGAGTCGATCACTCTGAAATCATCAGGGTCTTTGGGCTGGGACTGATCACCCTGGCACGGGTCATCATCCTGCTGGTGCTGGCGTGTCTGATCTGGGTGCCGCTGGGGGTGATCATTGGCCTCAATCCACGCTGGTCAACCAGGGTGCAGCCGCTCGCCCAGTTTCTGGCGGCCTTTCCGGCCAACCTTCTTTTCCCCGTGGCGGTGGTCCTGATGGTGCGGTATCGTCTTTCTCCGGAGGTCTGGACTGCGCCGCTCATGATTCTCGGAACCCAATGGTATATCCTCTTCAACGTCATCTCCGGGGCCGCAGCAATACCGACCGACTTGCGCGAAGCTGCCCGCAACCTGGGGGTCTCCGGCTGGCAACTCTGGCAGAGACTGCTCTTGCCCGGCATTTTCCCGACTCTGGTGACCGGGTTGATAACCGCCTCCGGGGGCACATGGAACGCCAGCATCGTTGCCGAAGTGGTCAGTTGGGGAGACACCAGGCTCACGGCCACCGGCCTCGGCTCCTACATCGCCCAATGGACCGAAAAGGGAGACTATCCGCACATCGTTCTCGGCATTGCCGTCATGAGCCTCTATGTGGTGGCGTTCAATCGCTACTTCTGGCGCCGGCTCTACACCATAAGCCAGACCAGGTTTCGCCTGGACTGA
- a CDS encoding MaoC family dehydratase — MAAADDLIAFLAPKLGTEIHVGPWLAVDQGRIDAFAAATGDIQWIHTDPERARHESPYGTTIAHGFLTLSLLPFLTEANAPGQFERNYPGMRLRVNYGLNRVRFPAPVKTGSRIRARTVLAALEPLGAAVQITYEITVEIEGEAKPACVVEQLFRLSP; from the coding sequence ATGGCCGCTGCGGACGATCTCATCGCGTTCCTCGCCCCGAAGCTCGGCACCGAAATCCACGTGGGTCCCTGGCTCGCCGTGGACCAGGGGCGGATCGACGCCTTTGCCGCCGCCACCGGCGACATCCAGTGGATCCACACCGACCCGGAGCGGGCCCGGCATGAGTCACCCTACGGCACCACCATTGCCCACGGCTTCCTCACCCTGTCGCTCCTCCCCTTCCTCACCGAGGCCAACGCCCCGGGACAGTTCGAGCGGAATTACCCCGGGATGCGGCTGCGGGTCAACTATGGTCTGAACCGGGTCCGCTTCCCGGCGCCGGTGAAGACCGGCTCCCGCATCCGGGCCCGGACCGTCCTCGCCGCCCTGGAACCCCTGGGCGCCGCAGTGCAGATCACCTACGAAATCACCGTGGAGATCGAGGGGGAGGCAAAGCCTGCCTGCGTGGTGGAGCAGCTCTTCCGGCTCTCCCCCTGA